In a single window of the Candidatus Zixiibacteriota bacterium genome:
- the rpsF gene encoding 30S ribosomal protein S6: MRLYETTFILNPQADDATFDRQIKAVSDVISRYQGKVLRENRWGIRRLSYPIKRCTQGFYTRLIFEGNQTVLSELERFYKIEEPYIRYLTVVFEGNIDEELERGRREDGSDTTESRSERVIAAPEPEKTVEASPKGDVDTATGVAEGHDEEM; the protein is encoded by the coding sequence ATGCGTCTTTACGAGACCACTTTCATTCTCAACCCACAAGCCGATGACGCTACTTTTGACCGCCAGATCAAAGCGGTGTCTGATGTTATCAGCCGCTACCAGGGAAAAGTCCTGAGAGAAAATCGCTGGGGCATTCGCCGTTTGTCGTACCCGATTAAACGCTGCACGCAAGGGTTCTATACCCGTTTGATTTTCGAGGGAAATCAGACGGTCCTTTCGGAACTGGAGAGATTTTACAAGATTGAAGAACCGTATATTCGGTACCTGACAGTAGTATTTGAGGGGAATATTGATGAGGAATTGGAGCGCGGACGGCGCGAGGATGGCTCCGATACCACCGAAAGCCGTTCGGAGAGAGTTATTGCCGCTCCGGAGCCGGAAAAGACAGTCGAGGCATCGCCGAAAGGTGACGTCGATACCGCGACAGGAGTTGCCGAAGGGCACGACGAGGAAATGTAA